One segment of Accipiter gentilis chromosome 26, bAccGen1.1, whole genome shotgun sequence DNA contains the following:
- the LOC126051048 gene encoding protocadherin alpha-2-like isoform X13, producing MGVCWGPVVRVLVLQAAWALGGGQVRYSVPEEAKAGTVVGRLAQDLGLEAGEPEARRLRLVAQGRRASVEVSGASGALVVSSRLDREELCGKSAPCTLRLEVLVERPLRVFHVELEVTDINDNAPLFPAARKNLSLSENSPPGSRFPLEGASDADVGANAQLSYTLSPSEHFGLEVKSKDGNKILVVLVLRRLLDRETMAEHRLVLSASDGGRPSLTGTMELVISVLDANDNAPQFNQSVYKVQLPESAAPGTVFFQLTATDKDEGINREIYYSFSDTVSGNVQDLFIIDRRSGEIRTDGDLDFEDVQSYDLEIEARDKGWPPLSGHCSVLVEVLDVNDNAPEVWVTSLSVPVPEDAAVGTVVALLSVSDRDSGANGRVRCAVWPAAPFGLVATFAGSYSLVLREALDRERVSEYEVEVRAEDGGAPALRASRGVRVPVSDVNDNAPAFAQAVYTVLARENNAAGAELARLWARDPDEAGNGRVSYSVAEGVGGGAVAGGGWRAASSYVSVDAESGRLWALQPLDYEEVQVLQFEVRAVDAGEPPLCGNATVQLFVVDENDNAPALLPPAPAGGGPGVGAAGSAASGPGSGSGSGALWAWAAWGAPAGQVVAKIRAVDADSGYNAWLRYELWEPRGKGPFRVGLYSGEVSTARALEEADGPRQRLVIVVRDHGEPARSATATLSVSLVEGAEAALAAAGSSSSGAGLRPAAGAEGGAAAAAATNVWLVVAICAVSSLFLLAVVLYGASRWAPRAAVLSGPGPATLVCASEVGSWSYSQRQSRSLCVAEGAGKSDLMVFSPNFPPPPGPAAKETQPEAPALVDTNLRRERCPPQWELV from the coding sequence atgggCGTGTGCTGGGGGCCCGTGGTGcgggtgctggtgctgcaggcGGCCTGGGCGCTGGGCGGCGGGCAGGTGCGCTACTCGGTGCCGGAGGAAGCCAAGGCCGGGACGGTGGTGGGGCGGCTGGCGCAGGACCTGGGCCTGGAGGCGGGCGAGCCGGAGGCGCGTCGGCTGCGTCTGGTGGCGCAGGGCCGGCGGGCGAGCGTGGAGGTGAGCGGGGCGAGCGGGGCGCTGGTGGTGAGCTCGCGGCTGGACCGGGAGGAGCTGTGCGGGAAGAGCGCGCCGTGCACCCTGcgcctggaggtgctggtggagcGGCCGCTGCGCGTCTTCCACGTGGAGCTGGAGGTGACCGACATCAACGACAACGCCCCGCTCTTCCCCGCCGCCCGGAAAAACCTCAGTTTATCGGAGAACTCCCCTCCCGGGTCTCGGTTCCCGCTGGAGGGCGCGTCGGATGCAGATGTCGGAGCCAACGCGCAGCTCTCCTATACCCTCAGCCCCAGCGAGCACTTCGGTTTGGAAGTGAAATCCAAAGACGGAAATAAAATTCTCGTAGTCCTTGTATTAAGGAGATTGCTGGACCGCGAGACGATGGCTGAGCACCGTTTGGTGTTGTCGGCGAGTGACGGGGGCCGTCCGTCGCTGACGGGCACGATGGAGCTGGTGATCTCGGTGCTGGACGCCAATGACAACGCACCCCAGTTCAACCAGTCAGTGTATAAAGTGCAGCTGCCGGAGAGCGCTGCTCCGGGAACTGTGTTTTTCCAGCTAACAGCGACAGATAAAGATGAAGGAATTAATCGGGAGATATATTATTCGTTTAGCGACACTGTTTCTGGCAATGTTCAGGACCTTTTCATAATTGATAGGAGATCCGGTGAAATACGGACTGATGGTGACCTGGATTTCGAGGACGTTCAGTCGTATGACCTGGAGATCGAAGCGAGGGACAAAGGTTGGCCCCCGCTGTCAGGTCACTGCAGCGTGTTGGTGGAGGTGCTGgacgtgaacgacaacgcgccggaGGTGTGGGTGACGTCGCTGTCGGTGCCGGTGCCGGAGGACGCGGCGGTGGGGACGGTGGTGGCGCTGCTGAGCGTGTCGGACCGGGACTCGGGGGCGAACGGCCGGGTGCGCTGCGCGGTGTGGCCGGCGGCGCCGTTCGGGCTGGTGGCGACGTTCGCGGGCTCGTACTCGCTGGTGCTGCGGGAGGCGCTGGACCGGGAGCGGGTGTCGGAGTACGAGGTGGAGGTGCGGGCGGAGGACGGCGGGGCGCCGGCGCTGCGCGCCAGCCGCGGGGTGCGGGTGCCGGTGTCGgacgtgaacgacaacgcgccggcgTTCGCGCAGGCCGTGTACACGGTGCTGGCGCGGGAGAACAAcgcggcgggcgcggagctggCGCGGCTGTGGGCGCGGGACCCGGACGAGGCGGGCAACGGGCGCGTGAGCTACTCGGTGGCGGAGGGCGTCGGCgggggcgcggtggcgggcggggggtggcgggcgGCGTCGAGCTACGTGTCGGTGGACGCGGAGAGCGGGCGGCTGTGGGCGCTGCAGCCGTTGGACTACGAGGAGGTGCAGGTGCTGCAGTTCGAGGTGCGGGCGGTGGACGCGGGGGAGCCGCCGCTGTGCGGCAACGCCACGGTGCAGCTCTTCGTGGTGGACgagaacgacaacgcgccggcgCTGCTCCCGCCGGCTCCtgccgggggcgggccgggcgtCGGGGCCGCGGGCTCGGCGGCGTCGGggccgggctcgggctcgggctcgggcgcGTTGTGGGCGTGGGCGGCGTGGGGGGCGCCGGCGGGGCAGGTGGTGGCGAAGATCCGCGCGGTGGACGCGGACTCGGGCTACAACGCGTGGCTGCGCTACGAGCTGTGGGAGCCGCGGGGGAAGGGCCCGTTCCGCGTGGGGCTGTACAGCGGCGAGGTGAGCACGGCGCGGGCGCTGGAGGAGGCGGACGGCCCGCGGCAGAGGCTGGTGATCGTGGTGCGGGACCACGGGGAGCCGGCGCGCTCGGCCACGGCCACGCTGAGCGTGTCGCTGGTGGAGGGCGCCGAGGCGGCGCTGGCGGCCGCGGGCTCGTCCTCGTCgggggcggggctgcggccggcggcgggcgcggagggcggcgcggcggcggcggcggcgacgaacGTGTGGCTGGTGGTGGCCATCTGCGCGGTGTCGAGCCTGTTCCTGCTGGCGGTGGTGCTGTACGGGGCGTCGCGGTGGGCGCCGCGGGCGGCCGTGCTGTCGGGGCCCGGGCCGGCGACGCTGGTGTGCGCCAGCGAAGTGGGGAGCTGGTCGTACTCGCAGCGCCAGAGCCGGAGCCTGTGCGTGGCGGAGGGCGCGGGCAAGAGCGACCTGATGGTTTTCAGCCCCAacttcccgccgccgcccggccccgcggcgaaGGAGACGCAGCCGGAGGCGCCCGCTCTCGTGGACACG